Below is a genomic region from Acomys russatus chromosome 3, mAcoRus1.1, whole genome shotgun sequence.
CCTGTTGACTGTTACTTTGCGCTACCAGCCCCAGTAGTAAAAGCCAATTAATGAACTCTCTttaaataatcacacacacacacacacacacacacacacacacacacacacacacttcattggTTCTCTTTAGAAAGGGACTCTACCTAATACAAACGTATACCAGAACTTGATACACAGCTATCATGCATTACTGCCCTCCATCCTTTCGCATTTATTAGGCTTCTCTCCTCATTTCCTACATTGGAAATTGCATTGCAATGGCAgcttttacatatgtgtatgtgtgtgtatattcatatgattttatgtatctacAAACAATCTAGAaactacaaatgagaaaaacacatatttgtctttctatgaCTGGCTTAATTCACTTACTATGGTTATCTCATGTTGCATCCATTTCCCCTAAGACAACATAACTTCATTCTTCTTACGGGGTAAAACAAATGCCATTGTGTGTACCTGTCAGCTTTCCTTATCCATTCCTTTGTTGTGGATGCTGGTTGTCTCCGTAGCTTAGCTGCTCTGAAGAATGCTGCAATAAACTAATTTTCAAGTATCACACTAGCATGGGGGTGTTTGCACAACAGGGTATGCATGGGTTATATAGTACACCgcctgttttgtttgcttgtttgttttttgggaaacctccacactgatttccataatcACTGGTCAACTTTACGTTCACACATGTGGTGTGTTATGGGCTAGTCTCaagtttaaaattcataaaattccCCAGATGGAGTCACTGAAGGGCGTCTtcaacttctcctcctcctcctcctcctcctcttcctcctcctcctcctttgtcttcctcttcttctttgtggtGGTTAACACAGTCAGGTCTGCCTCCTGAATCGACTGCTCAGGCTAACACAGAGCTCTGAAAAGACTCCCTTTGACTAATTTTGTAAATGATGCCTGGCAGTATTTTCAGTACAATGGACAGCGCAGTTCTGTCCACTTCTCAGTGTTGTCAGAGCAGCAGGCATTGCTGCACACAGCTTGGATTTTGTCCAAGAGGCTGAAGTCAAGTCTGGCACTATTCCACACAAAGTGGGTCTAAGACAATGGAAATGTAGTTTTTTATGATCAGGTCCACTCTAAATATTTTTCACAGCCTTTAATTTACTAAAACAGAAATGGTATCGGGTTGTCTCCAAAAAGATCTTTTTGGTTGCAACTTACAGGTGTGAAGCCCTTTTTCCCATTTTATGTATCCAATAAAAAAGCCAGtcctgtggagaaaaaaaaatgctgtatcTAATactcctctggaactgtaaagaAGGTGGCCTTATGCCTCCTGGTCACTGAGAGTCCAAGAATCACCAGGATTTAGAGAAAAACCTGGGGCAGTTGTAGAAACTGCTCATGTATAAACTATTTCTTTCTCAAATATCTATTGCTATATACCTCAATATAATGAATAAGAAATACAATAGAACCCTTGCTTTGTAGTAATTTGGTCTTTGAAAAGCCATATAAATGTGGCTCTTTTCTTTCCCACTGTCAACTTTAGATAAGGAGAGCTTTTTTCAATTGCTACTCCAGAAAAAGATGTGTGGATTTTATAAATTCCAGTGTTGTCTATCTGTAGGTATTGCCTGTGGAGCTTTATAGTGTGTTATTGTCATTTAAATGTTAACATTCATAAGAGTTTCATAAACTCCATCATTGAACAGACTAAACAATGTCATTAAGTTCCCAGGTTCTTATAAGGTTACTGAGGGCTGATAAGTAATATTAACCACACACTTTTGGACCTCCATGTACATGAACTGCAGTGAGGGAATTCCCAAGAGTGAATTTCAGCCAATGGAaacaaagaaggagaagactTGTGACACTGATGAGCAGCTAGCATTGTTTACACATGCAATGTGTTGCAGCTTCTCAGCTTCGATGTGAGCATTGGTGATGCAGCATTTCATGGAACTGGCCTTTGAAATTGCCCAAGCAAGTGTTCATTATTCAGGTCACCTGTGCTCTATCCAGACAGGCACAGGGATTTTGGCTTATTGTAACTGTTTCCTTTCCACACTGCAGGTCCCTCTATGTCTTGCTATCACCCTTTTCAATGCCCCTGCCACATCTCTGTTCCTCAGACTGTAAATAACAGGGTTTAGCAAGGGGGTGAGGATGGTGTAAAAGGCTGAGAAGACTTTATCTTTGAGTGGGGTGTGGTATGCTTGGGGAAGCATATAGGTGTACAAGGCAGCCCCGTAAAACAATGTCACCACAATCACGTGCGATGAGCAAGTGGCAAaggccttcttccttccttcttcagacTTTATCTGATGTACTGTAACCAGTATCTTGGCATAGGATGTGATCACCACAGAGAAGGGGACCAACAACATCACAACACAGCAGACATACATCACCATTTCATATATGGCTTTGTCACCACAGGCTAGCCTCAGCATTGTGGGAGCCTCGCAGAAAAAGTGATTGATCTTGTGGGATGCACAAAATGGGAGACTCATGGTGATAGGTGTGAGGAGAAAACTGTCCAAAGCCCCACCGAACCAAGAGCTGGTCAGAATAAACCAGCAGACCCTCCGACTCATGAGGACAGGATAACGGAGTGGATTGCAGATAGCCACGTAGCGATCATAGGCCATAAGTCCCAGCAGGAAGAACTCAGCCCCTACAAAGCCCATGTAGAGAAAGTACTGGGCTGTGCAGGCAACAAAGGAGATGGTCCCTTTGCCCACGATGTAATCAATCAGTATCTTAGGCACAATAGTTGAGATGTACATCATGTCGATGAAAGAGAGGTGGCTGAGGAGGAAATACATGGGGGTGTGGAGGTGAGGGTCTATGTGAATGAGAAAGATCATGAGCCCATTTGCTACTATGGCCATGAAGAATATGGCACATATAACACTGAAAAGGAACTCTGAGGTCTTGTTGTGGGTAAAGAGTCCCACAAAGGTGAAGTCACTGGGAAAGGTTTTGTTTCCATCCATATGTTTACGTCTCAGCTGGAAGCATAAAGAGAGAAGCATGAGTTATTAAAAATTACAAGGGTAAGAGGAGTCATTACAAGTGCATGAATTAGACCACCCTTAAATTAGACTCATTCGTCTGATATCGAGCACTTTCTGGGAAGTCAAGTGTAACTTCTCTTTTGTTCAGCTCTTCTTGTTGAAGAGGAAACCTGAAAGTCAGGGTCCCATGGCCTGAAATTGAGTGGATATTTGATAAACAGTAGTTGATGCAATAAAGTTTGGTTATTATTACACAGGATCTGGACCGTACGGAAGCTTCTTTTCCTGGGGTATAGTCCTATTGCTTAAGATGTGTATTcaacagcaaaataataaatattttaaatctattttatacAACCAAAATAATTCAGAACAACATTTGATCAGACTGTAAATTCTCCTTCCAGTTTGAAAGTTTTCCAATCTCAGGCTGGAAATAGATGGCTCTGCAGATAAAGGTAGCACTACCAAGCTTCGTCACCTGAGGCTGAGTCCTAGGACTCCTACCAGCTATCTTCTGATGTCCACATACATGCCAAGATACCTCCATACATGATacgtaaataaatgtaattatactttaagaagaaatatttttttttaaaaaatccttacCAAGAAATAACCATGAAACTGTGAACTCTGCTGAAAACCACTCATTATTGACCATGACTGCTAGTCAGTTTCTCAGTAGTTTACCACCATTTCCTGTCCATGCGATGACACCTGCGCAGAAATTGTGGTGGCACTATAGATGCTATCAAGGAGTGTTTTCATGTGTTTCAATATCTCTTTGGAAATAGAAACCCTGAAAGCAGTGCCAGAGGAGGGGAATGTGTTTGGCTAATGCTAATAAGAGCTTTGGGGGAAACATTATCACAGACGGTAACAGAGGATGGATACAAAACTACCATTAGTAGATGTGAATGTAGGCTTTGGTTGCAGACTAAAAGACAAACGTATGCTGTAAAGCATAAAGGAGCTCAGACCTTTGTGGAAACAAAAGCCAACTCAGGAAGAGAACTGGCAGTGAGGGAGGAGCTGAGGGCTGGTCTCAGTGACAGAGCACCTGCTTAGTGTGCGAGGCCCTGGATACTGTCTTCAGCACTatgttaaacaaataaacaacagtgGAAGAGATGGTGAGGGTAGGTAGTCACTTTCTCAAAATACATGGTCCAGAGCAAGGagcttaaattattattttttaagtattacCAATGGCATGAACCACAATTCAATGGTAAGAAATTAcataacatttaacatttttaccTTAATCTTTTAAGAAATTGTCCCTTTTCAACATGTGCActatttattatcatcatcaccaccaccatcaccaccaccatcattattaCTTTAGTATTTCCATTAACCATAAACATTTGCAAGAGGAAAACCCACATATAGCTTAGACTGCAGCAGCtcaggctttgtttttttgatcTGTGTTACCAGTCTTTTGCTTTAAGAACTTTCTTGATTTGTTGAGGCAGCAGTAAATTCTGGAAATGGTGACAGAACAAAAAGTCTTACAGCCCACGGCAGCAGAAAAGCGTACAGAGTCTCCAGAAGGGTGAGCATCTACATGAAAAAGACTCACAGTGTGAATATCCCgtgaaaggaagaaaatctttttaaagcatttgtcAGGCTGGACACATTTCTGGCATGACAGAAATGCAGGCAATAAGAGCAAGAATATACAGATTGGGATAACATCAAATTATAAATCTCCAGGGTGGGGCTATACTTCAATGATACAGTTTGTCTGATACATACAAGACCTTTGACTCTATCCCCAGtaatagataataaaaacaaacaaacaaaaaatcttctAAAGGGCAAAGGAAACAATCATCAGTGAAGAAACcatcaataaagtagaaaaaaaacctgtgaaGTAATATTTACCCAACATCTACAATGTTATAAAGAACCAAAGAAACTTGATGAGGAGATAATTTTAAACTCAACAAGTAAAAAATGCTACAATGAAACCTGTTTTTTGTACTAAAGAATGGAAATAAGAGCTGGAGacttggctcagaggttaagagcactggctgctcttccaaaggtcctgagttcaattcccagaaacgacgtggtggctcacaagaatctgtaatgagatctggtgccctcttctggcctgctagctcatatgcaggcagaataccttacaaacaaacaaacagacaaacaataaatagacatatttattaaaaaagaatgacaatgacttttaaaatattttaaaaccccAATAAAgcaatcaaaattaaaaagtgttgaaaatatttcttttaaaatttttttgagattataatataattacatttcccattccctccctctgcACTCTTCCAGACCTCCCTCTACATGTCTGTATAGGTGTAACtatgtctatattttatatacttacacacaaacatttatatactttagaaatatgttatagttatttattttagaaatatatattatatttacatataaatacatttatatattttagaattttttataaatattatatgttcAGTTCATATAATCTTACTTGTCTGTATGCATtgagggctgaccatttggtgctGGACACCAACTGATGTGCTCGTCCCTGGAGAAGGCACCTCTCCAACCTTCAGCTTCCCTCGGTTGCCAGTagttcttttatttagtttgtttgcattgtgttttttaatttgttttcatttgtgttggtttttcttaaaacagagtctcactatgtagctctggatgtcctgaaactcactatgtagataaggctggccttgaattcacagagatccatgaagcctctgcctcctgagtgttgtaatgaaagctgtgcaccaccacacccggtccaTGTATAGTTTCTGTATAGGGTTAGGggcaaaaatatttctaaagacaAATTACATGTGACTTCTAGAGGCCTGAGATATGACCTTGGTTGGAGAGCATGTGCCTGGCTTATCAAACATTTCTCTCATTGCTGTGAATAAACAattgacaagaagcaacttaaaggaaagAATGATTCCAGTTCATGTTGA
It encodes:
- the LOC127187073 gene encoding olfactory receptor 2T6-like, whose protein sequence is MDGNKTFPSDFTFVGLFTHNKTSEFLFSVICAIFFMAIVANGLMIFLIHIDPHLHTPMYFLLSHLSFIDMMYISTIVPKILIDYIVGKGTISFVACTAQYFLYMGFVGAEFFLLGLMAYDRYVAICNPLRYPVLMSRRVCWFILTSSWFGGALDSFLLTPITMSLPFCASHKINHFFCEAPTMLRLACGDKAIYEMVMYVCCVVMLLVPFSVVITSYAKILVTVHQIKSEEGRKKAFATCSSHVIVVTLFYGAALYTYMLPQAYHTPLKDKVFSAFYTILTPLLNPVIYSLRNRDVAGALKRVIARHRGTCSVERKQLQ